From the Winogradskyella forsetii genome, the window ATGTGTTCATTAGACATTCTGTAGATATGGAAAATAAAATAAGTCTTAAGGAAGTTAATAGTTCCCCAATTTCTCATGAACCTTCTCAATTTCTTTATCTACATATACCTGTGCATAGTGCACATACCTGTTAAATGAACTGCTAGCATAACTGTGACCACTTATTTTACGCACCAAATGTTCTGGCATACCAAGTATTAATAAGGTGGTAATTGCTGTACGACGCATCATGTGTGAGCTCATTTTGTCACAGAATCGTATTTGAGTTGTTTTTTGAGTGCTTTTACTAACAGGTGTACTTTTGCCTTGTTTTTCACGAGAGACTTCAATAGGAGCTGTAAAATCTGCTTTCTCTCCTAAGACTTTTAAGTTTTTGTTAAAATTAAAAAGAGTGATTTTTTTAAATACAGTCGTCTTGGCGCTTTTAGGTTCATATTTTTTATAAATAGTTATGGCATAATCTGGGAGCTTAATAAAACTGTAACTCTTTGTTTTTTGAGATTTAATTTTTAAATACCAATCTTCATTTTGTTTCTCAAAATTTTTGTTCGTTAGATTAAAAATATCTGAATAACGTAATCCTGTAGTACAACCAAATACAAAGATATCTTTTATACGTTTTAATGTCGTAGTTAATGAGGCTTCGAAAGTTGCATCATGAATTAAAAACTTTAATTGCTCTGGTGATAAAACAAAAATTTCTACCTGTTCATTACGGATATAAAATAAGCGCTGAAAATCTCCAGTATTAAAATCTTGATCATGTTTTAAATAATTAAAAAAAGTTCTTATCGTCTTTATATTTGCGCCAACATAGTTATCATAGCAGCCATTTTTATATAGGAATTCTGTAAATTTATTATAGAACTTTTTCCAGTAATTTTTTTCAGAAGTAAACTCTCTTTTATTGAGTTTAGAGGCATCACAAATACGTAATTCAAAATGAGTTTCTGTAGAAAATTTGATAAGATTATTTAAGGTGTATTTATAATTAGCTATGCTACCTTTTTTAATGCGTTCACCATTTTTCTTTAATCGCTTACCTGTTTCGGTTTCTCGAATGAATTTTTTGAATAGTGGGATTAATGGTTGAGGGTTTTTCAAATATGCAGGTTTTCGATAAGCCTAATATAATAATATTATTCAATTGTTACTATAATGAAGTCAGTATATAATTACTTTGCATATCAAGCTTGTATTAAAAAGAAAAAACTTGAGATGCTAAATTAAGATATTAGAATCAATTTTTTTTATTCAAATAATATTGAATTCTACAACTAAATGTTTTTTCTTTAAAATGAAAAAGCCCTTACATCTCTTTAAAAGCGTCTTCTTTATAATTGTATTAGAACGGACTAAAAAGTCCGCGATATCGGATCCTGGATTTTTTACATTTAAATTTAAAACATGCGTTTATTTATATAAAACTTTTCTCTTTTATCATTTAGCTATTATCCTTGATGCCTTAATTAAATTTGTGAAGCTTAAGGCTATTGCTTAAAATAACTTTCTAATTCTTAAAAGCGTTTGGCAAATAAAAAGATAAACTTTAAGTTAGC encodes:
- a CDS encoding tyrosine-type recombinase/integrase, whose product is MKNPQPLIPLFKKFIRETETGKRLKKNGERIKKGSIANYKYTLNNLIKFSTETHFELRICDASKLNKREFTSEKNYWKKFYNKFTEFLYKNGCYDNYVGANIKTIRTFFNYLKHDQDFNTGDFQRLFYIRNEQVEIFVLSPEQLKFLIHDATFEASLTTTLKRIKDIFVFGCTTGLRYSDIFNLTNKNFEKQNEDWYLKIKSQKTKSYSFIKLPDYAITIYKKYEPKSAKTTVFKKITLFNFNKNLKVLGEKADFTAPIEVSREKQGKSTPVSKSTQKTTQIRFCDKMSSHMMRRTAITTLLILGMPEHLVRKISGHSYASSSFNRYVHYAQVYVDKEIEKVHEKLGNY